A DNA window from Strix aluco isolate bStrAlu1 chromosome 6, bStrAlu1.hap1, whole genome shotgun sequence contains the following coding sequences:
- the PRPF40A gene encoding pre-mRNA-processing factor 40 homolog A isoform X7 yields MSGGDSAAAAATASPQPLPFSLPKPPPLMQLTPGDAVRPVASAADQSPKSTRLAGRPDWPAGKPVSLLAPLLPPRGEPEPLMPFGPSSRQPLRGRLLGRCSGGSLLSPSMRPGGVDRGSLMMGHPGMPHYPPMGMHPMGQRPPNMPPVPHGMMPQMMPPMGGPPMGQMPGMMQSVMPGMMMSHMSQAAMQPTVPPGVNSMDAQVGVTPPGTQTTHPVVCAAQQTATTNSSVNEEHSKQKSTWTEHKSPDGRTYYYNTETKQSTWEKPDDLKTPAEQLLSKCPWKEYKSDSGKPYYYNSQTKESRWAKPKELEDLEAMIKAEENSTKPEESTPTTTAPAAAADATNTTTTATAAAETAAAVTTTTATSAATAAPEAETAAASSVADSESSGTATAEEQGQATSAPAAQDQSGEGAANAADDSSKQEASADAASKKEDDDAQPVKKTYTWNTKEEAKQAFKELLKEKRVPSNASWEQAMKMIINDPRYSALAKLSEKKQAFNAYKVQTEKEEKEEARSKYKEAKESFQRFLENHEKMTSTTRYKKAEQMFGEMEVWNAISERDRLEIYEDVLFFLSKKEKEQAKQLRKRNWEALKNILDNMANVTYCTTWSEAQQYLMDNPTFAEDEELQNMDKEDALICFEEHIRALEKEEEEEKQKSLLRERRRQRKNRESFQLFLDELHEHGQLHSMSSWMELYPTISSDIRFTNMLGQPGSTALDLFKFYVEDLKARYHDEKKIIKDILKDKGFVVEVNTSFEDFVTVISSTKRATTLDAGNIKLAFNSLLEKAEAREREREKEEARKMKRKESAFKSMLKQATPPIELDAVWEDIRDRFVKEPAFEDITLESERKRIFKDFMHVLEHECQHHHSKNKKHSKKSKKHHRKRSRSRSGSESEDDDSHSKKKRQRSESRSVSERSSSAESERSYKKSKKHKKKSKKRRHKSDSPESDIEREKDKKERERESEKDRARQRSESKHKSPTKKRPGKDSGNWDTSGSELSEGELEKQRRTLLEQLDEDQ; encoded by the exons ATGTCAGGTGGGgactcggcggcggcggcggcgaccgcctccccgCAGCCGCTCCCGTTCTCCTTGCCGAAGCCCCCTCCCCTCATGCAGCTGACGCCGGGGGACGCCGTCCGCCCCGTCGCTTCCGCCGCGGACCAATCGCCGAAGAGCACCCGGCTGGCGGGCCGCCCGGATTGGCCGGCCGGGAAGCCAGTCAGCCTGCTGGCCCCGCTGCTCCCGCCCCGTGGGGAGCCCGAGCCGCTCATGCCCTTTGGCCCCTCGTCGCGGCAGCCACTCAGAGGGCGGCTTCTTGGCAGGTGCAGCGGGGGCAGCCTGCTGAGCCCCTCGATGCGGCCCGGCGGTGTCGACCGCGGCTCCCTCATG ATGGGACACCCAGGCATGCCACATTATCCTCCCATGGGAATGCACCCAATGGGTCAGAGACCACCGAATATGCCGCCAGTTCCACATGGTATGATGCCTCAGATGATGCCCCCCATGGGAGGACCACCAATGGGGCAG ATGCCTGGAATGATGCAGTCAGTAATGCCTGGAATGATGATGTCTCACATGTCTCAAGCTGCTATGCAGCCTACAGTTCCG CCAGGGGTGAACAGTATGGATGCGCAAGTAG gcGTAACACCTCCTGGAACTCAG ACAACGCATCCCGTAGTTTGCGCAGCCCAGCAAACAGCCACAACCAACAGCTCTGTTAATGAAGAGCACTCTAAACAG aaatcTACGTGGACAGAACACAAATCACCTGATGGAAGAACATATTATTATAATACTGAAACAAAGCAGTCTACATGGGAGAAGCCAGATGATCTCAAAACGCCTGCTGAG CAATTGTTGTCTAAATGTCCCTGGAAAGAGTATAAATCTGATTCTGGAAAGCCCTACTATTATAATTCCCAAACAAAGGAATCACGCTGGGCAAAGCCCAAAGAGCTTGAGGATCTTGAAG CAATGattaaagctgaagaaaacag CACAAAGCCCGAAGAATCAACCCCGACGACGACCGCTCCAGCCGCTGCAGCGGACGCAACAAACACAACCACCACAGCCACAGCCGCCGCTGAAACCGCCGCGGCTGTTACCACCACCACTGCTACTTCTGCAGCAACGGCAGCCCCCGAAGCAGAAACTGCAGCGGCTTCTTCCGTGGCAGACAGTGAGAGTTCTGGCACGGCCACGGCCGAGGAGCAGGGACAGGCAACTTCTGCACCTGCTGCGCAGGACCAGAGCGGCGAAGGTGCAGCCAACGCAGCAGACGACTCTTCCAAGCAGGAGGCCTCAGCAGA TGCTGCTTCTAAGAAGGAGGACGACGATGCCCAACCAGTTAAAAAAACCTATACATGGAATACAAAGGAAGAAGCAAAGCAAGCATTTAaagaactgttaaaagaaaag CGAGTACCATCCAATGCTTCTTGGGAGCAAGCTATGAAGATGATCATTAATGATCCCAGATACAG TGCTTTGgcaaaattaagtgaaaaaaagcaagcctTTAATGCTTACAAagttcaaacagaaaaagaagagaaagaagaagcaaGATCAAAATACAAAGAAGCTAAAGAATCCTTCCAGCGTTTTCTTGAAAACCATGAAAAGATGACATCCACCACAAGATACAA AAAAGCTGAACAAATGTTTGGGGAGATGGAAGTTTGGAATGCAATATCTGAGCGTGATCGTCTTGAAATTTATGAAGATGTCCTGTTTTTTCTGTCTAAGAAAGAGAAG GAACAAGCCAAACAGTTACGAAAGAGGAATTGGGAGGCTTTGAAGAACATACTAGATAACATGGCTAATGTCACTTACTGCACTACTTGGTCGGAGGCTCAGCAGTATCTGATGGACAATCCCACGTTTGCAGAAGATGAGGAGCTTCAGA ACATGGATAAGGAGGATGCGCTGATCTGTTTCGAGGAACATATCAGGGCAttggaaaaagaggaggaagaagaaaaacagaaaagcttacTTAGAGAAAGAAGGCGGCAGCGTAAAAACAGAGAATCTTTTCAG CTCTTTTTAGACGAACTGCACGAGCATGGACAATTACACTCAATGTCCTCTTGGATGGAGTTGTACCCAACCATAAGCTCTGACATCAGGTTCACTAATATGCTTGGTCAGCCTG GATCAACAGCACTTGATCTTTTCAAGTTTTATGTTGAAGACTTGAAAGCACGTTACCATGACGaaaagaagataataaaagaTATCTTAAAG GATAAAGGATTTGTGGTTGAAGTGAATACTTCTTTTGAAGACTTTGTTACGGTCATCAGCTCAACTAAAAGAGCTACTACTTTAGATGCAGGAAATATCAAGCTGGCTTTCAACAGT CTGCTGGAAAAGGCAGAAGCCCgtgaaagagagagggaaaaagaagaagcTCGTAAAATGAAGCGGAAAGAGTCTGCCTTCAAGAGTATGTTGAAGCAAGCTACTCCTCCAATTGAGTTGGACGCTGTCTGGGAAGAT ATCAGAGATAGGTTTGTGAAGGAACCAGCCTTTGAAGACATCACTCTggagtctgaaagaaaaagaatatttaaagatTTCATGCACGTACTAGAG CACGAGTGTCAGCATCATCATTCAAAGAACAAGAAACATTCTAAAAAGTCTAAAAAACACCACAGGAAGCGGTCTCGGTCTCGTTCG GGCTCGGAGTCTGAGGATGACGACAGCCACTCCAAGAAGAAAAGGCAGCGTTCGGAATCTCGATCCGTGTCTGAGCGCTCCTCCAGTGCGGAATCTG AGAGAAGTTACAAGAAAtcaaaaaaacacaagaaaaagagcaagaagagGAGACATAAGTCT GATTCACCAGAATCGGATATTGAacgagaaaaagacaaaaaagaaagagagagagagagcgaaAAGGATAGAGCTAGACAAAGATCCGAATCAAAACATAAATCTCCTACTAAAAAACGGCCTGGAAAAGATTCT GGGAACTGGGACACTTCGGGCAGCGAGCTGAGCGAAGGGGAGTTGGAAAAACAGAGGAGGACTCTTTTGGAACAACTGGATGAAGATCAATGA
- the PRPF40A gene encoding pre-mRNA-processing factor 40 homolog A isoform X2, whose product MSGGDSAAAAATASPQPLPFSLPKPPPLMQLTPGDAVRPVASAADQSPKSTRLAGRPDWPAGKPVSLLAPLLPPRGEPEPLMPFGPSSRQPLRGRLLGRCSGGSLLSPSMRPGGVDRGSLMMGHPGMPHYPPMGMHPMGQRPPNMPPVPHGMMPQMMPPMGGPPMGQMPGMMQSVMPGMMMSHMSQAAMQPTVPPGVNSMDAQVGVTPPGTQTTHPVVCAAQQTATTNSSVNEEHSKQKSTWTEHKSPDGRTYYYNTETKQSTWEKPDDLKTPAEQLLSKCPWKEYKSDSGKPYYYNSQTKESRWAKPKELEDLEAMIKAEENSTKPEESTPTTTAPAAAADATNTTTTATAAAETAAAVTTTTATSAATAAPEAETAAASSVADSESSGTATAEEQGQATSAPAAQDQSGEGAANAADDSSKQEASADAASKKEDDDAQPVKKTYTWNTKEEAKQAFKELLKEKRVPSNASWEQAMKMIINDPRYSALAKLSEKKQAFNAYKVQTEKEEKEEARSKYKEAKESFQRFLENHEKMTSTTRYKKAEQMFGEMEVWNAISERDRLEIYEDVLFFLSKKEKEQAKQLRKRNWEALKNILDNMANVTYCTTWSEAQQYLMDNPTFAEDEELQNMDKEDALICFEEHIRALEKEEEEEKQKSLLRERRRQRKNRESFQLFLDELHEHGQLHSMSSWMELYPTISSDIRFTNMLGQPGSTALDLFKFYVEDLKARYHDEKKIIKDILKDKGFVVEVNTSFEDFVTVISSTKRATTLDAGNIKLAFNSLLEKAEAREREREKEEARKMKRKESAFKSMLKQATPPIELDAVWEDIRDRFVKEPAFEDITLESERKRIFKDFMHVLEHECQHHHSKNKKHSKKSKKHHRKRSRSRSGSESEDDDSHSKKKRQRSESRSVSERSSSAESGTRLFWFVFKLLLTGLWLGLYNFIDVFFLFLPVSAERSYKKSKKHKKKSKKRRHKSDSPESDIEREKDKKERERESEKDRARQRSESKHKSPTKKRPGKDSGNWDTSGSELSEGELEKQRRTLLEQLDEDQ is encoded by the exons ATGTCAGGTGGGgactcggcggcggcggcggcgaccgcctccccgCAGCCGCTCCCGTTCTCCTTGCCGAAGCCCCCTCCCCTCATGCAGCTGACGCCGGGGGACGCCGTCCGCCCCGTCGCTTCCGCCGCGGACCAATCGCCGAAGAGCACCCGGCTGGCGGGCCGCCCGGATTGGCCGGCCGGGAAGCCAGTCAGCCTGCTGGCCCCGCTGCTCCCGCCCCGTGGGGAGCCCGAGCCGCTCATGCCCTTTGGCCCCTCGTCGCGGCAGCCACTCAGAGGGCGGCTTCTTGGCAGGTGCAGCGGGGGCAGCCTGCTGAGCCCCTCGATGCGGCCCGGCGGTGTCGACCGCGGCTCCCTCATG ATGGGACACCCAGGCATGCCACATTATCCTCCCATGGGAATGCACCCAATGGGTCAGAGACCACCGAATATGCCGCCAGTTCCACATGGTATGATGCCTCAGATGATGCCCCCCATGGGAGGACCACCAATGGGGCAG ATGCCTGGAATGATGCAGTCAGTAATGCCTGGAATGATGATGTCTCACATGTCTCAAGCTGCTATGCAGCCTACAGTTCCG CCAGGGGTGAACAGTATGGATGCGCAAGTAG gcGTAACACCTCCTGGAACTCAG ACAACGCATCCCGTAGTTTGCGCAGCCCAGCAAACAGCCACAACCAACAGCTCTGTTAATGAAGAGCACTCTAAACAG aaatcTACGTGGACAGAACACAAATCACCTGATGGAAGAACATATTATTATAATACTGAAACAAAGCAGTCTACATGGGAGAAGCCAGATGATCTCAAAACGCCTGCTGAG CAATTGTTGTCTAAATGTCCCTGGAAAGAGTATAAATCTGATTCTGGAAAGCCCTACTATTATAATTCCCAAACAAAGGAATCACGCTGGGCAAAGCCCAAAGAGCTTGAGGATCTTGAAG CAATGattaaagctgaagaaaacag CACAAAGCCCGAAGAATCAACCCCGACGACGACCGCTCCAGCCGCTGCAGCGGACGCAACAAACACAACCACCACAGCCACAGCCGCCGCTGAAACCGCCGCGGCTGTTACCACCACCACTGCTACTTCTGCAGCAACGGCAGCCCCCGAAGCAGAAACTGCAGCGGCTTCTTCCGTGGCAGACAGTGAGAGTTCTGGCACGGCCACGGCCGAGGAGCAGGGACAGGCAACTTCTGCACCTGCTGCGCAGGACCAGAGCGGCGAAGGTGCAGCCAACGCAGCAGACGACTCTTCCAAGCAGGAGGCCTCAGCAGA TGCTGCTTCTAAGAAGGAGGACGACGATGCCCAACCAGTTAAAAAAACCTATACATGGAATACAAAGGAAGAAGCAAAGCAAGCATTTAaagaactgttaaaagaaaag CGAGTACCATCCAATGCTTCTTGGGAGCAAGCTATGAAGATGATCATTAATGATCCCAGATACAG TGCTTTGgcaaaattaagtgaaaaaaagcaagcctTTAATGCTTACAAagttcaaacagaaaaagaagagaaagaagaagcaaGATCAAAATACAAAGAAGCTAAAGAATCCTTCCAGCGTTTTCTTGAAAACCATGAAAAGATGACATCCACCACAAGATACAA AAAAGCTGAACAAATGTTTGGGGAGATGGAAGTTTGGAATGCAATATCTGAGCGTGATCGTCTTGAAATTTATGAAGATGTCCTGTTTTTTCTGTCTAAGAAAGAGAAG GAACAAGCCAAACAGTTACGAAAGAGGAATTGGGAGGCTTTGAAGAACATACTAGATAACATGGCTAATGTCACTTACTGCACTACTTGGTCGGAGGCTCAGCAGTATCTGATGGACAATCCCACGTTTGCAGAAGATGAGGAGCTTCAGA ACATGGATAAGGAGGATGCGCTGATCTGTTTCGAGGAACATATCAGGGCAttggaaaaagaggaggaagaagaaaaacagaaaagcttacTTAGAGAAAGAAGGCGGCAGCGTAAAAACAGAGAATCTTTTCAG CTCTTTTTAGACGAACTGCACGAGCATGGACAATTACACTCAATGTCCTCTTGGATGGAGTTGTACCCAACCATAAGCTCTGACATCAGGTTCACTAATATGCTTGGTCAGCCTG GATCAACAGCACTTGATCTTTTCAAGTTTTATGTTGAAGACTTGAAAGCACGTTACCATGACGaaaagaagataataaaagaTATCTTAAAG GATAAAGGATTTGTGGTTGAAGTGAATACTTCTTTTGAAGACTTTGTTACGGTCATCAGCTCAACTAAAAGAGCTACTACTTTAGATGCAGGAAATATCAAGCTGGCTTTCAACAGT CTGCTGGAAAAGGCAGAAGCCCgtgaaagagagagggaaaaagaagaagcTCGTAAAATGAAGCGGAAAGAGTCTGCCTTCAAGAGTATGTTGAAGCAAGCTACTCCTCCAATTGAGTTGGACGCTGTCTGGGAAGAT ATCAGAGATAGGTTTGTGAAGGAACCAGCCTTTGAAGACATCACTCTggagtctgaaagaaaaagaatatttaaagatTTCATGCACGTACTAGAG CACGAGTGTCAGCATCATCATTCAAAGAACAAGAAACATTCTAAAAAGTCTAAAAAACACCACAGGAAGCGGTCTCGGTCTCGTTCG GGCTCGGAGTCTGAGGATGACGACAGCCACTCCAAGAAGAAAAGGCAGCGTTCGGAATCTCGATCCGTGTCTGAGCGCTCCTCCAGTGCGGAATCTGGTACGAGattattctggtttgtttttaaattactgttaACTGGTTTATGGCTGGGTCTTTACAATTTTATcgatgtattttttttgtttcttcctgtgtcTGCAGAGAGAAGTTACAAGAAAtcaaaaaaacacaagaaaaagagcaagaagagGAGACATAAGTCT GATTCACCAGAATCGGATATTGAacgagaaaaagacaaaaaagaaagagagagagagagcgaaAAGGATAGAGCTAGACAAAGATCCGAATCAAAACATAAATCTCCTACTAAAAAACGGCCTGGAAAAGATTCT GGGAACTGGGACACTTCGGGCAGCGAGCTGAGCGAAGGGGAGTTGGAAAAACAGAGGAGGACTCTTTTGGAACAACTGGATGAAGATCAATGA
- the PRPF40A gene encoding pre-mRNA-processing factor 40 homolog A isoform X4 yields MSGGDSAAAAATASPQPLPFSLPKPPPLMQLTPGDAVRPVASAADQSPKSTRLAGRPDWPAGKPVSLLAPLLPPRGEPEPLMPFGPSSRQPLRGRLLGRCSGGSLLSPSMRPGGVDRGSLMMGHPGMPHYPPMGMHPMGQRPPNMPPVPHGMMPQMMPPMGGPPMGQMPGMMQSVMPGMMMSHMSQAAMQPTVPPGVNSMDAQVGVTPPGTQKSTWTEHKSPDGRTYYYNTETKQSTWEKPDDLKTPAEQLLSKCPWKEYKSDSGKPYYYNSQTKESRWAKPKELEDLEAMIKAEENSTKPEESTPTTTAPAAAADATNTTTTATAAAETAAAVTTTTATSAATAAPEAETAAASSVADSESSGTATAEEQGQATSAPAAQDQSGEGAANAADDSSKQEASADAASKKEDDDAQPVKKTYTWNTKEEAKQAFKELLKEKRVPSNASWEQAMKMIINDPRYSALAKLSEKKQAFNAYKVQTEKEEKEEARSKYKEAKESFQRFLENHEKMTSTTRYKKAEQMFGEMEVWNAISERDRLEIYEDVLFFLSKKEKEQAKQLRKRNWEALKNILDNMANVTYCTTWSEAQQYLMDNPTFAEDEELQNMDKEDALICFEEHIRALEKEEEEEKQKSLLRERRRQRKNRESFQLFLDELHEHGQLHSMSSWMELYPTISSDIRFTNMLGQPGSTALDLFKFYVEDLKARYHDEKKIIKDILKDKGFVVEVNTSFEDFVTVISSTKRATTLDAGNIKLAFNSLLEKAEAREREREKEEARKMKRKESAFKSMLKQATPPIELDAVWEDIRDRFVKEPAFEDITLESERKRIFKDFMHVLEHECQHHHSKNKKHSKKSKKHHRKRSRSRSGSESEDDDSHSKKKRQRSESRSVSERSSSAESGTRLFWFVFKLLLTGLWLGLYNFIDVFFLFLPVSAERSYKKSKKHKKKSKKRRHKSDSPESDIEREKDKKERERESEKDRARQRSESKHKSPTKKRPGKDSGNWDTSGSELSEGELEKQRRTLLEQLDEDQ; encoded by the exons ATGTCAGGTGGGgactcggcggcggcggcggcgaccgcctccccgCAGCCGCTCCCGTTCTCCTTGCCGAAGCCCCCTCCCCTCATGCAGCTGACGCCGGGGGACGCCGTCCGCCCCGTCGCTTCCGCCGCGGACCAATCGCCGAAGAGCACCCGGCTGGCGGGCCGCCCGGATTGGCCGGCCGGGAAGCCAGTCAGCCTGCTGGCCCCGCTGCTCCCGCCCCGTGGGGAGCCCGAGCCGCTCATGCCCTTTGGCCCCTCGTCGCGGCAGCCACTCAGAGGGCGGCTTCTTGGCAGGTGCAGCGGGGGCAGCCTGCTGAGCCCCTCGATGCGGCCCGGCGGTGTCGACCGCGGCTCCCTCATG ATGGGACACCCAGGCATGCCACATTATCCTCCCATGGGAATGCACCCAATGGGTCAGAGACCACCGAATATGCCGCCAGTTCCACATGGTATGATGCCTCAGATGATGCCCCCCATGGGAGGACCACCAATGGGGCAG ATGCCTGGAATGATGCAGTCAGTAATGCCTGGAATGATGATGTCTCACATGTCTCAAGCTGCTATGCAGCCTACAGTTCCG CCAGGGGTGAACAGTATGGATGCGCAAGTAG gcGTAACACCTCCTGGAACTCAG aaatcTACGTGGACAGAACACAAATCACCTGATGGAAGAACATATTATTATAATACTGAAACAAAGCAGTCTACATGGGAGAAGCCAGATGATCTCAAAACGCCTGCTGAG CAATTGTTGTCTAAATGTCCCTGGAAAGAGTATAAATCTGATTCTGGAAAGCCCTACTATTATAATTCCCAAACAAAGGAATCACGCTGGGCAAAGCCCAAAGAGCTTGAGGATCTTGAAG CAATGattaaagctgaagaaaacag CACAAAGCCCGAAGAATCAACCCCGACGACGACCGCTCCAGCCGCTGCAGCGGACGCAACAAACACAACCACCACAGCCACAGCCGCCGCTGAAACCGCCGCGGCTGTTACCACCACCACTGCTACTTCTGCAGCAACGGCAGCCCCCGAAGCAGAAACTGCAGCGGCTTCTTCCGTGGCAGACAGTGAGAGTTCTGGCACGGCCACGGCCGAGGAGCAGGGACAGGCAACTTCTGCACCTGCTGCGCAGGACCAGAGCGGCGAAGGTGCAGCCAACGCAGCAGACGACTCTTCCAAGCAGGAGGCCTCAGCAGA TGCTGCTTCTAAGAAGGAGGACGACGATGCCCAACCAGTTAAAAAAACCTATACATGGAATACAAAGGAAGAAGCAAAGCAAGCATTTAaagaactgttaaaagaaaag CGAGTACCATCCAATGCTTCTTGGGAGCAAGCTATGAAGATGATCATTAATGATCCCAGATACAG TGCTTTGgcaaaattaagtgaaaaaaagcaagcctTTAATGCTTACAAagttcaaacagaaaaagaagagaaagaagaagcaaGATCAAAATACAAAGAAGCTAAAGAATCCTTCCAGCGTTTTCTTGAAAACCATGAAAAGATGACATCCACCACAAGATACAA AAAAGCTGAACAAATGTTTGGGGAGATGGAAGTTTGGAATGCAATATCTGAGCGTGATCGTCTTGAAATTTATGAAGATGTCCTGTTTTTTCTGTCTAAGAAAGAGAAG GAACAAGCCAAACAGTTACGAAAGAGGAATTGGGAGGCTTTGAAGAACATACTAGATAACATGGCTAATGTCACTTACTGCACTACTTGGTCGGAGGCTCAGCAGTATCTGATGGACAATCCCACGTTTGCAGAAGATGAGGAGCTTCAGA ACATGGATAAGGAGGATGCGCTGATCTGTTTCGAGGAACATATCAGGGCAttggaaaaagaggaggaagaagaaaaacagaaaagcttacTTAGAGAAAGAAGGCGGCAGCGTAAAAACAGAGAATCTTTTCAG CTCTTTTTAGACGAACTGCACGAGCATGGACAATTACACTCAATGTCCTCTTGGATGGAGTTGTACCCAACCATAAGCTCTGACATCAGGTTCACTAATATGCTTGGTCAGCCTG GATCAACAGCACTTGATCTTTTCAAGTTTTATGTTGAAGACTTGAAAGCACGTTACCATGACGaaaagaagataataaaagaTATCTTAAAG GATAAAGGATTTGTGGTTGAAGTGAATACTTCTTTTGAAGACTTTGTTACGGTCATCAGCTCAACTAAAAGAGCTACTACTTTAGATGCAGGAAATATCAAGCTGGCTTTCAACAGT CTGCTGGAAAAGGCAGAAGCCCgtgaaagagagagggaaaaagaagaagcTCGTAAAATGAAGCGGAAAGAGTCTGCCTTCAAGAGTATGTTGAAGCAAGCTACTCCTCCAATTGAGTTGGACGCTGTCTGGGAAGAT ATCAGAGATAGGTTTGTGAAGGAACCAGCCTTTGAAGACATCACTCTggagtctgaaagaaaaagaatatttaaagatTTCATGCACGTACTAGAG CACGAGTGTCAGCATCATCATTCAAAGAACAAGAAACATTCTAAAAAGTCTAAAAAACACCACAGGAAGCGGTCTCGGTCTCGTTCG GGCTCGGAGTCTGAGGATGACGACAGCCACTCCAAGAAGAAAAGGCAGCGTTCGGAATCTCGATCCGTGTCTGAGCGCTCCTCCAGTGCGGAATCTGGTACGAGattattctggtttgtttttaaattactgttaACTGGTTTATGGCTGGGTCTTTACAATTTTATcgatgtattttttttgtttcttcctgtgtcTGCAGAGAGAAGTTACAAGAAAtcaaaaaaacacaagaaaaagagcaagaagagGAGACATAAGTCT GATTCACCAGAATCGGATATTGAacgagaaaaagacaaaaaagaaagagagagagagagcgaaAAGGATAGAGCTAGACAAAGATCCGAATCAAAACATAAATCTCCTACTAAAAAACGGCCTGGAAAAGATTCT GGGAACTGGGACACTTCGGGCAGCGAGCTGAGCGAAGGGGAGTTGGAAAAACAGAGGAGGACTCTTTTGGAACAACTGGATGAAGATCAATGA